AACTAATCGACTACCGCTCGACTGCATTATCAATCTGATGTTATTTACTTTCTTGATTCTGCTACATTTTAGGGAGAGGTTCCTCTCCAGGGAGATTTCTCAGCAGAACATATGATATTTGGAGGTAATTTTCAGTaagttgatttgttttatctttAGTCCCCTTTTTTCAGGCTTATAAACTGAAGGAGATTTTCTTTCGTTGTCCTTCTAGTTGAAGGAACTGATCCcgtgagaagagaaaaactgATTGATCTTCTTGATATCAATCTTCAATGGCGTATGCATAAGGTTTCTGATGGGCAGAAACGGCGCGTGCAGATATGTATGGGACTCTTACATCCATTCAAGGTGAAAACAATACTGTTTCAGAGAGGCTGATTATTCTGCATCCTCTAAAATCTCACATGATTCATTGTCAGTTATGTTCTCCTCTGGCTTTAAGCAAAAAAGAACCTCGTTTCTGATTGTGTTATCATCATTGCTGACGCTAATTTTAATCTGATTTTACAAACTTCTTATAAATCTCTCATGCTCTGATCACAGGTGTTATTACTCGATGAGGTCACTGTTGACCTAGACGTCGTTGCAAGGATGGATTTGCTGGAATTCTTCAAAGAAGAATGTGATCAGGTAATATTCTACCAGCCTCTTTAATATCATCTATGATCTCCTAAGTATATACAAGCCGTTTGTGTACATGTTTCTGTCGGTTAGTAACTGGAATATTAATGCTTAACCATTCAAGGACAAGCTTTTCATATCGGTTCTTGTTGCTGCTAAGTGATGTTGCCTATAATTACTATAGGGTCCTTGCATGTCTATGATCTGTGGTAGTACCATAAAAGGATAATTTAGTAGTAGCATGCATGTATCATGCAGTTTCAAGTGCAAATTTGTACCGGTTTTTATAGTTTCACTTCTTGAGTTCTGAGCACGTATTCGTATTGGAAGATTACAACTCACACACTTATTCTTACTGATGACTTATTGCATGATCTTTGACTTGTTTATACCATTGATTAACTCAGAGAGGAGCTACAATCGTGTATGCAACTCACATATTCGACGGGCTAGAGACATGGGCGACACATTTGGCCTACATTCAGGACGGTGAGCTGAATCGTTTATCGAAAATGACAGATATTGAGGAGCTGAAAACTTCACCCAACCTCCTCTCCGTGGTAGAATCTTGGCTCCGTTCTGAAATCAAActcgtgaagaagaagaagaagcctgTGGCGCCATGGAAACCATCTCCATTCGATAACTCTCCTTTTAGATCATCGAGACACATGGCTTATTACCGATGATTGGTGATTACCAGTGAGATCATTGATCctatatatgaatttgatAATCGGTAAGAATAAAGACACCCGAGAGTAGTTCAGATTTCGTGTGTGTAGCTGCTATTTACCACTTGGCTCATTGAAGAATAGACAACAAATTGTACTTACAATTGTGCTGATATATATACCACAGTGATTTTCACAAAATGGGAAGTGAATTTATTTTACCGATTGCTTCAAACCCTTAATTCTATATACTTGATCTCTAAACATTGTGTAAATTGTGTAAATTTCAACCAAAATCTCTGAAATGTGTTTTTAACGTTTTTGATCATATAAGTGGACAATATGAACCGGCCGATTTTGCTCTTAACCAGTCGTTATTTTCCATAGACGGTCGGTTTTTCTTGAACCGGGAATTTCCACATGATTTTATTGACAGAACGACGTCGTATTAAAATAGAAGGAAAGAAGAACCGACGTCCGAATGACGAAAATCTCCCTGAAACTTAATAAATCTTAACCCTCCTTTGCTCGATCCATTATCGGGGAGGAGAAAATCCTACCGCCTTCACCACCGTCGCGCAGACGCCGCAATCACCAACACTCATCGTCACTGACTCCAGATCTTCCTCTCCAACTAGGTTTGcaattctcttctccttccGCTGTTTATTGGTTTCAATTTCTGCTTAGATTCTCTTACTGCTGGTGAAACTTGAATTTGGAGCTTCTCTTTTCGCTCATTTAACCACTTCGTGTgttcttagggtttagatGTTGGTCTTTTAGGGACTCTCTTTGAATACTTGTTTATTGCACTTTAAGAATGATTCAATTTATCTTCGACAGAGAGATATGGGTTCTCATGGTAAGGGTAAGAGAGATAGAAGTGGAAGGCAGAAGAAGCGGAGAGATGAATCCGAGTCTGGGTCTGAGTCCGAGTCTTACACTTCTGACTCTGATGGCTCAGATGATTTGTCGCCGCCCAGGAGTTCCAGGAGGAAGAAAGGTAGCAGCAGTCGTCGGACTCGACGCCGTAGCTCAAGTGATGATTCCAGTGACAGTGATGGTGGACGGAAGAGTAAGAAGAGATCTTCATCTAAGGATTACTCGGAGGAAAAAGTTACGGAGTATATGTCTAAAAAAGCTCAGAAGAAGGTAAACTTATTGTtgtatgttattttgttttttgtcctttttttgtgtgttttaaccCTTGTATTTGTTGGAGCTGGTTGCTAACTTTATGCTACTTGTTAAATTCTTTGTAGGCATTACGTGCAGCAAAGAAACTGAAGACGCAGTCAGTGTCAGGGTACTCCAATGATTCAAACCCATTTGGTGATTCAAATCTCACTGAGACGTAAGTactaagaaaatatgattattgtTTCTGAGTTTTAGTGGTGTATAACTTTGATGATAGGATGTAGGAGGATTATGGAGCTCTCCTGGTTTTCTACTTgtacaaattttgaaatctggTAGTTAAAAAAGTTGGCTTAAATTGAATGTGTTATCGATTTGTACAGATGTACTTGTGAGTAACTTGGTTTTAAGAGTCTGCAATTCTCATGGCAtgcaattttattaatatcagATTTGTGTGGcggaagaagattgaaaaagaTGTTCATCGAGGAGTACCGCTGGAAGAATTTTCCGTTAAAgctgagaagagaagacaCCGGGAAAGGATGGTATGTACAATAAGCATTACTGATTAAAAATATCgatgaaattttcatttccttGATGCTTGTAACTATTTGCTATTTTTTCTGGTGGAATGAGCTTTCTGCTTATGTATTAACTCTTAAGCACTTTGGTTTAACGCGCAGACAGAGGTTGAAAAGGTtaagaagaggagagaagagagagcagTGGAGAAAGCTCgacatgaagaagaaatggtaAATTCTGGTATCCAGAAGGATGTATACAATTGAAATTCTTATTAGCCAGTTACCTCTCTAATTTGGTTAATACTGTATAGCTATTGACTTAAATCGTTCTATCCTCTGCAGGCATTGTTAGCTAGAGAACGTGCTCGGGCTGAGTTCCATGATtgggagaagaaagaggaagaggtATAACTGcgttttctttgcttttgcAATTAATTCTTCTTTACAGTTGTTTGGTGTATGTTGCTTGATATATCTGCTTGATCTACAGTTCCATTTCGATCAAAGCAAGGTGAGGTCAGAGATTAGATTACGTGAAGGTCGACTGAAGCCAATCGACGTCCTCTGCAAGCACTTGGATGGTTCAGATGATTTGGATATCGAGCTCAGTGAACCGTACATGGTTTTCAAGGTatttaaaaagattatattATATTGTAAAGCCATAGGCGTGTTAAGTTGTGGAGCTTTCTCACTGAGGTTTATACTTTCTTGGGCCCAGTCCAGTTCCATAACAGTTTCAGTCTATGCAATCAGTTCGATTGTGACCGTAGTAGACAGGGAACAAGCTTGAGATAAAATAAGTTATTCTGCAAGTCTAAGTATGAGCAATTTAGATGCTGGGATAGCATCTATTCTGGTTAGCTTTTCTGAGTATCTCTTATAACTCTGTGAACctatgtagaaaaaaaaagtacgtATAGGAATTTGGCTGAATTTCCAGCTCAGCATAACCAACGTCTATGTAGAAGCAGAATATAAGAATGATTCTGCATGCTTGCTTTTGAGATCGAGAGTGGACATCTTGTTAAATAAAGTCTCTGATTGTGTAGttgttctcttttttggttgacaaagaagattttactggtttggttttatcaGATTGTTAtgattcttattattaaaattgacCCCCTGATCTGTATGATGCAGGGACTTACTGTTAAAGATATGGAAGAGCTTCGCGATGATATCAAGATGTATCTGGATTTGGATCGGGCAACTCCAACACGTGTACAATATTGGGAGGTATGTTCTACAACTGAGTCTCATTTTGCATTTGAGGAGATTCACGCATTTAAAGTTATTATGCATGTATGGAATTTCGATccaaaaaatacatattcTATGGACCATCTTGTTGTACCTTTTTGATGGTTGATTAGTATTCTTGCCTCTTTTTCATGTTATATTACCTGCTGCTTACGAGTAAATATTTGGGCTTAATACCATTGAAATTTTCCAGGCGCTTATTGTGGTATGCGATTGGGAGTTAGCTGAAGCTCGTAAGAGGGATGCCCTTGATCGAGCTAGAGTTAGAGGGGAGGAGCCTCCTGCAGAATTGCTTGCTCAAGAGAGGGGACTACACGCTGGTGTTGAAGCTGATG
This sequence is a window from Arabidopsis thaliana chromosome 1 sequence. Protein-coding genes within it:
- the ABCI19 gene encoding P-loop containing nucleoside triphosphate hydrolases superfamily protein, with the translated sequence MVGGKNVVQVLSRSAFHDTQLVCSGDLSYLGGSWSKTVGSAGEVPLQGDFSAEHMIFGVEGTDPVRREKLIDLLDINLQWRMHKVSDGQKRRVQICMGLLHPFKVLLLDEVTVDLDVVARMDLLEFFKEECDQRGATIVYATHIFDGLETWATHLAYIQDGELNRLSKMTDIEELKTSPNLLSVVESWLRSEIKLVKKKKKPVAPWKPSPFDNSPFRSSRHMAYYR
- the ABCI19 gene encoding P-loop containing nucleoside triphosphate hydrolases superfamily protein (P-loop containing nucleoside triphosphate hydrolases superfamily protein; FUNCTIONS IN: nucleoside-triphosphatase activity, ATPase activity, nucleotide binding, ATP binding; EXPRESSED IN: 8 plant structures; EXPRESSED DURING: petal differentiation and expansion stage, D bilateral stage; CONTAINS InterPro DOMAIN/s: ATPase, AAA+ type, core (InterPro:IPR003593), ABC transporter-like (InterPro:IPR003439); BEST Arabidopsis thaliana protein match is: P-loop containing nucleoside triphosphate hydrolases superfamily protein (TAIR:AT5G44110.1); Has 185812 Blast hits to 177765 proteins in 3375 species: Archae - 3786; Bacteria - 158244; Metazoa - 1934; Fungi - 1485; Plants - 1792; Viruses - 4; Other Eukaryotes - 18567 (source: NCBI BLink).), which codes for MAEKDATASGDDAIRVSGMQFAYEVEDPIFFDFNLDLPAGSRCLLVGANGSGKTTLLKILAGKHMVGGKNVVQVLSRSAFHDTQLVCSGDLSYLGGSWSKTVGSAGEVPLQGDFSAEHMIFGVEGTDPVRREKLIDLLDINLQWRMHKVSDGQKRRVQICMGLLHPFKVLLLDEVTVDLDVVARMDLLEFFKEECDQRGATIVYATHIFDGLETWATHLAYIQDGELNRLSKMTDIEELKTSPNLLSVVESWLRSEIKLVKKKKKPVAPWKPSPFDNSPFRSSRHMAYYR
- a CDS encoding cactus-binding carboxy-terminal, cactin (EXPRESSED IN: 24 plant structures; EXPRESSED DURING: 13 growth stages; CONTAINS InterPro DOMAIN/s: Cactin protein, cactus-binding domain, C-terminal (InterPro:IPR019134), Cactin, central region (InterPro:IPR018816); BEST Arabidopsis thaliana protein match is: unknown protein (TAIR:AT2G36815.2).); translation: MGSHGKGKRDRSGRQKKRRDESESGSESESYTSDSDGSDDLSPPRSSRRKKGSSSRRTRRRSSSDDSSDSDGGRKSKKRSSSKDYSEEKVTEYMSKKAQKKALRAAKKLKTQSVSGYSNDSNPFGDSNLTETFVWRKKIEKDVHRGVPLEEFSVKAEKRRHRERMTEVEKVKKRREERAVEKARHEEEMALLARERARAEFHDWEKKEEEFHFDQSKVRSEIRLREGRLKPIDVLCKHLDGSDDLDIELSEPYMVFKKKKVRIGIWLNFQLSITNVYVEAEYKNDSACLLLRSRVDILLNKGLTVKDMEELRDDIKMYLDLDRATPTRVQYWEALIVVCDWELAEARKRDALDRARVRGEEPPAELLAQERGLHAGVEADVRKLLDGKTHAELVELQLDIESQLRSGSAKVVEYWEAVLKRLEIYKAKACLKEIHAEMLRRHLHRLEQLSEGEDDVEVNPGLTRVVEENEEEINDTNLSDAEEAFSPEPVAEEEEADEAAEAAGSFSPELMHGDDREEAIDPEEDKKLLQMKRMIVLEKQKKRLKEAMDSKPAPVEDNLELKAMKAMGAMEEGDAIFGSNAEVNLDSEVYWWHDKYRPRKPKYFNRVHTGYEWNKYNQTHYDHDNPPPKIVQGYKFNIFYPDLVDKIKAPIYTIEKDGTSAETCMIRFHAGPPYEDIAFRIVNKEWEYSHKKGFKCTFERGILHLYFNFKRHRYRR
- a CDS encoding cactus-binding carboxy-terminal, cactin (EXPRESSED IN: 25 plant structures; EXPRESSED DURING: 13 growth stages; CONTAINS InterPro DOMAIN/s: Cactin protein, cactus-binding domain, C-terminal (InterPro:IPR019134), Cactin, central region (InterPro:IPR018816); BEST Arabidopsis thaliana protein match is: unknown protein (TAIR:AT2G36815.2); Has 11711 Blast hits to 7382 proteins in 452 species: Archae - 31; Bacteria - 352; Metazoa - 6006; Fungi - 1138; Plants - 599; Viruses - 33; Other Eukaryotes - 3552 (source: NCBI BLink).), which gives rise to MGSHGKGKRDRSGRQKKRRDESESGSESESYTSDSDGSDDLSPPRSSRRKKGSSSRRTRRRSSSDDSSDSDGGRKSKKRSSSKDYSEEKVTEYMSKKAQKKALRAAKKLKTQSVSGYSNDSNPFGDSNLTETFVWRKKIEKDVHRGVPLEEFSVKAEKRRHRERMTEVEKVKKRREERAVEKARHEEEMALLARERARAEFHDWEKKEEEFHFDQSKVRSEIRLREGRLKPIDVLCKHLDGSDDLDIELSEPYMVFKGLTVKDMEELRDDIKMYLDLDRATPTRVQYWEALIVVCDWELAEARKRDALDRARVRGEEPPAELLAQERGLHAGVEADVRKLLDGKTHAELVELQLDIESQLRSGSAKVVEYWEAVLKRLEIYKAKACLKEIHAEMLRRHLHRLEQLSEGEDDVEVNPGLTRVVEENEEEINDTNLSDAEEAFSPEPVAEEEEADEAAEAAGSFSPELMHGDDREEAIDPEEDKKLLQMKRMIVLEKQKKRLKEAMDSKPAPVEDNLELKAMKAMGAMEEGDAIFGSNAEVNLDSEVYWWHDKYRPRKPKYFNRVHTGYEWNKYNQTHYDHDNPPPKIVQGYKFNIFYPDLVDKIKAPIYTIEKDGTSAETCMIRFHAGPPYEDIAFRIVNKEWEYSHKKGFKCTFERGILHLYFNFKRHRYRR